One window of Ictalurus punctatus breed USDA103 chromosome 22, Coco_2.0, whole genome shotgun sequence genomic DNA carries:
- the ankdd1b gene encoding ankyrin repeat and death domain-containing protein 1B isoform X1: protein MEERVCALKDRIMKHPMLKKENLNPKAWINSEHVKDFTDILLQKEPEADADFDNVEMLLETEKEYIEAAKRNDVETMKLLGRAVNVNAKNVHHRTPLHYAVACKNKEAVDLLLRRRAKLDLQDKYGVTAIHLAAWFGSLEILKLLVQGGADQRVVNMEGMNIMHCAAVNDHTDIIAYIVDDLQMRELDKEDHHGNRPFAVAAEHGCVRMLQMLMEEPYKMATMEENQKGDTPLHLAAKNGHLGAVQLLLDYFEVRNEVNHAGETPLYLAADGAHEDCVLALLEADCDPNIPTTNRISPLHSVCEKGYMPVVKLLVDHGAQMNIQNQHLQTPFHLAVKNCHTTVIESLLESRCDTDITDHLGQTALHIAAELGKVDVIEIILKAGVNLAIKDRHGKTALGVAARADVVIIVDMIIKAERYFSWIKSNAETNEDLHAEFSLTFKPDHRAETKQTRNMLWNLAYRLLSKNEWKKLADHWAFTEEQIAAIEEQWTGPNSHQEHGNRMLLIWLHGLLVAQRCPAKEIYQGLIAIGNVKMAEKLRMEGEDNSKRKCKIS, encoded by the exons ATGGAGGAGAGAGTTTGCGCTTTGAAAGACAGAATAATGAAACATCCTATGCTGAAAAAGGAAAACTTGAATCCTAAAGCATGGATTAATTCAGAGCATGTTAAAGATTTCACGGATATCCTCCTCCAGAAAGAGCCAGAGGCAGACGCAGATTTCGACAATGTGGAGATGT TGCTAGAGACTGAAAAAGAATACATCGAAGCAGCAAAAAGGAACGATGTGGAAACCATGAAGCTTTTAGGACGGGCtgtgaatgttaatgctaaaAACGTG CACCATCGAACTCCACTTCACTATGCTGTAGCCTGCAAAAACAAAGAAGCAGTTGATCTCCTTCTTAGAAGAAGAGCAAAGCTAGACTTACAGGACAAG TATGGAGTCACTGCTATTCACCTCGCTGCATGGTTTGGCAGTTTGGAAATCCTGAAGCTACTTGTACAGGGTGGTGCTGATCAGAGGGTTGTGAACATG GAAGGGATGAACATTATGCACTGCGCTGCTGTAAACGATCACACCGACATCATAGCGTACATTGTTGACGACCTTCAGATGAGAGAACTCGACAAAGAAGACCAC CATGGAAACAGGCCATTTGCTGTGGCAGCAGAACATGGCTGTGTGCGGATGTTGCAGATGCTGATGGAGGAGCCTTACAAAATGGCCACCATGGAGGAAAATCAG AAAGGAGACACACCTTTGCATCTTGCTGCTAAGAATGGCCATCTCGGTGCTGTGCAGCTACTGCTTGATTACTTTGAGGTCCGCAATGAAGTCAATCAT GCTGGGGAAACACCACTGTATTTAGCTGCTGATGGAGCTCATGAGGACTGTGTTTTGGCTCTACTAGAAGCTGATTGTGACCCAAACATTCCCACTACG AACAGGATAAGCCCTCTCCATTCTGTATGTGAAAAGGGCTACATGCCAGTGGTGAAGCTCCTTGTTGATCATGGTGCTCAGATGAATATTCAAAACCAA CATTTACAGACACCATTTCACTTAGCAGTGAAGAACTGTCACACTACAGTGATTGAATCTCTGCTGGAATCTCGCTGTGACACCGATATCACAGATCAC CTGGGCCAGACAGCACTCCATATAGCAGCAGAATTGGGCAAGGTGGATGTGATTGAGATTATTCTGAAAGCTGGTGTGAATTTGGCAATTAAAGACAGG CATGGTAAAACAGCCTTGGGAGTGGCAGCCAGAGCCGATGTAGTGATCATTGTAGACATGATCATCAAAGCTGAAAGATACTTCAGTTGGATAAAG TCCAATGCAGAAACTAATGAAGACCTTCATGCTGAGTTTTCGCTAACATTTAAACCGGACCACCGCGCTGAGACGAAACAGACACGCAATATGCTGTGGAATTTGGCCTACAGGCTTCTCAGCAAGAACGAGTGGAAGAAGCTGGCAGACCATTGGGCTTTTACTGAGGAGCAGATTGCTGCCATTGAGGAGCAGTGGACGG GTCCTAACAGTCACCAAGAGCATGGAAACAGAATGCTACTCATTTGGCTCCATGGACTGTTAGTTGCTCAGAGATGCCCAGCCAAGGAGATCTACCAGGGACTAATTGCTATTGGCAATGTAAAAATGGCAG AAAAGCTAAGGATGGAGGGAGAAGACAACAGTAAACGGAAATGTAAAATTTCATGA
- the poc5 gene encoding centrosomal protein POC5 isoform X2 has translation MSSDEGELVSPHLPQDSDRGSSVSSELQEEYEDLLRFAVVTPKYDPSVPSQLMSSAFSLKAAQNSSAIDPAILAAADDIRGNGRRLSPVCENLSATCAPQLEGPRPQSHISEGEEVASGSDRGSERVCADSNRSGKSSPDHVINVMTEMFVSEENLNKMEDILDTWSNNLKSNVMTELRKWKMAFVEQHRLEMTKEREKHAAHIAGIHAEMDSLKDLLNTYQISNQRKDEVIMNLTRAVDRQRERLELMRSFTQWRLQHCAAKEEAQASRLAEQHHQLQLKKKVWAAWHSLIQKGWRERAERACRTRAEEVCLQLSADYEAKLAEHVEALQKAQAEIQRLQRERERYEDSMKKAFMRGVCALNIEALSMFHTADPGRQERDAPPSGDEPSSSSMASRPIFTASSARLSPISMETPVQPVHSRTNTDDTEADQFSSQPGYSTAVSQTDALPSPTVVNTALAPGGITSSLRQFPHTSVRTVTAGQQKASKTVTARITGRSELAKTGRNPSNLHVMGVVPPMSSVIVERHHPVTQLLQKVSSIK, from the exons ATGTCCTCGGATGAAGGGGAGCTGGTCAGTCCACACCTACCTCAGGACTCAGACAGGGGCAGCTCCGTGTCTTCTGAACTTCAA GAAGAGTATGAAGATCTACTTCGCTTTGCTGTAGTCACTCCAAAGTATGATCCAAGTGTCCCATCTCAGCTGATGAGCAGTGCATTTTCTTTAAAAGCTGCCCAGAATTCCAGTGCAATAGATCCTGCAATTCTTGCGGCAGCTGATG ACATCAGAGGAAATGGGAGACGATTGTCACCTGTATGTGAGAATCTTTCAGCCACCTGTGCTCCACAGTTAGAAGGACCCCGACCACAGAGTCACATTTCCGAAG GTGAGGAGGTGGCATCCGGGTCTGACAGAGGATCAGAACGCGTCTGTGCTGACTCGAACAGATCTGGGAAGAGCAGTCCGGATCATGTGATCAACGTGATGACTGAGATGTTTGTGTCTGAGGAGAACCTGAACAAGATGGAGGACATTTTGGACACCTGGAGCAACAACTTGaag AGTAATGTGATGACAGAGCTAAGGAAATGGAAAATGGCCTTTGTGGAGCAGCACAGACTGGAGATGACGAAGGAGAGGGAAAAACATGCTGCTCACATAGCAGGCATTCATGCAGAGATGGACAGCCTTAAAGACCTGCTCAATACCTACCAGATCTCCAATCAGCGGAAAGATGAG GTGATCATGAATCTGACACGGGCGGTTGACAGGCAGCGGGAGCGGCTGGAGTTGATGAGGAGCTTCACCCAGTGGAGACTCCAGCACTGTGCTGCCAAAGAGGAG GCTCAGGCGAGCAGGTTGGCAGAGCAGCACCACCAGCTACAGTTAAAGAAGAAGGTGTGGGCGGCCTGGCACTCGCTTATCCAAAAGGGCTGGAGGGAGAGGGCAGAGCGGGCATGCCGCACTCGCGCTGAGGAGGTCTGTCTGCAGCTCTCTGCTGACTACGAGGCTAAACTGGCAGAG catgTGGAGGCCCTACAGAAAGCCCAAGCTGAGATCCAGAggttgcagagagagagagagcgctatgAAGACTCCATGAAGAAGgcgttcatgcgtggtgtctgCGCTCTTAACATCGAAGCGCTCAGCATGTTCCACACTGCAGATCCGGGCAGACAGGAGCGAG ATGCGCCACCATCAGGAGACGAACCCAGTTCTAGCTCAATGGCCAGTCGACCAATCTTTACTGCATCTTCAGCACGCCTAAGCCCAATCAGCATGGAGACTCCAGTGCAGCCTGTCCATTCCCGCACTAATACAGATGACACAGAAGCA GATCAGTTTAGCTCCCAGCCCGGCTATAGTACAgcagtcagtcagacagacgCACTGCCTTCTCCTACAGTAGTGAACACCGCTTTAGCACCTGGAGGCATCACAAGTTCCCTTcgacag TTCCCACACACAAGTGTACGGACAGTAACAGCTGGtcaacagaaagcttcaaaGACAGTGACTGCACGCATCACGGGACGCTCAGAACTGGCCAAGACAGGCCGTAACCCCAGCAACCTGCATGTCATGGGTGTGGTTCCACCCATGAGCTCCGTCATTGTGGAGAGACACCACCCTGTCACTCAG ctccTACAGAAAGTGAGTTCcataaaataa
- the poc5 gene encoding centrosomal protein POC5 isoform X1 translates to MSSDEGELVSPHLPQDSDRGSSVSSELQEEYEDLLRFAVVTPKYDPSVPSQLMSSAFSLKAAQNSSAIDPAILAAADDIRGNGRRLSPVCENLSATCAPQLEGPRPQSHISEGEEVASGSDRGSERVCADSNRSGKSSPDHVINVMTEMFVSEENLNKMEDILDTWSNNLKSNVMTELRKWKMAFVEQHRLEMTKEREKHAAHIAGIHAEMDSLKDLLNTYQISNQRKDEVIMNLTRAVDRQRERLELMRSFTQWRLQHCAAKEEAQASRLAEQHHQLQLKKKVWAAWHSLIQKGWRERAERACRTRAEEVCLQLSADYEAKLAEHVEALQKAQAEIQRLQRERERYEDSMKKAFMRGVCALNIEALSMFHTADPGRQERDAPPSGDEPSSSSMASRPIFTASSARLSPISMETPVQPVHSRTNTDDTEADQFSSQPGYSTAVSQTDALPSPTVVNTALAPGGITSSLRQFPHTSVRTVTAGQQKASKTVTARITGRSELAKTGRNPSNLHVMGVVPPMSSVIVERHHPVTQVTLGQATAAKFPRSTLQSHTVSSTKSSSQPRGQPSSAFHIHSIKVVD, encoded by the exons ATGTCCTCGGATGAAGGGGAGCTGGTCAGTCCACACCTACCTCAGGACTCAGACAGGGGCAGCTCCGTGTCTTCTGAACTTCAA GAAGAGTATGAAGATCTACTTCGCTTTGCTGTAGTCACTCCAAAGTATGATCCAAGTGTCCCATCTCAGCTGATGAGCAGTGCATTTTCTTTAAAAGCTGCCCAGAATTCCAGTGCAATAGATCCTGCAATTCTTGCGGCAGCTGATG ACATCAGAGGAAATGGGAGACGATTGTCACCTGTATGTGAGAATCTTTCAGCCACCTGTGCTCCACAGTTAGAAGGACCCCGACCACAGAGTCACATTTCCGAAG GTGAGGAGGTGGCATCCGGGTCTGACAGAGGATCAGAACGCGTCTGTGCTGACTCGAACAGATCTGGGAAGAGCAGTCCGGATCATGTGATCAACGTGATGACTGAGATGTTTGTGTCTGAGGAGAACCTGAACAAGATGGAGGACATTTTGGACACCTGGAGCAACAACTTGaag AGTAATGTGATGACAGAGCTAAGGAAATGGAAAATGGCCTTTGTGGAGCAGCACAGACTGGAGATGACGAAGGAGAGGGAAAAACATGCTGCTCACATAGCAGGCATTCATGCAGAGATGGACAGCCTTAAAGACCTGCTCAATACCTACCAGATCTCCAATCAGCGGAAAGATGAG GTGATCATGAATCTGACACGGGCGGTTGACAGGCAGCGGGAGCGGCTGGAGTTGATGAGGAGCTTCACCCAGTGGAGACTCCAGCACTGTGCTGCCAAAGAGGAG GCTCAGGCGAGCAGGTTGGCAGAGCAGCACCACCAGCTACAGTTAAAGAAGAAGGTGTGGGCGGCCTGGCACTCGCTTATCCAAAAGGGCTGGAGGGAGAGGGCAGAGCGGGCATGCCGCACTCGCGCTGAGGAGGTCTGTCTGCAGCTCTCTGCTGACTACGAGGCTAAACTGGCAGAG catgTGGAGGCCCTACAGAAAGCCCAAGCTGAGATCCAGAggttgcagagagagagagagcgctatgAAGACTCCATGAAGAAGgcgttcatgcgtggtgtctgCGCTCTTAACATCGAAGCGCTCAGCATGTTCCACACTGCAGATCCGGGCAGACAGGAGCGAG ATGCGCCACCATCAGGAGACGAACCCAGTTCTAGCTCAATGGCCAGTCGACCAATCTTTACTGCATCTTCAGCACGCCTAAGCCCAATCAGCATGGAGACTCCAGTGCAGCCTGTCCATTCCCGCACTAATACAGATGACACAGAAGCA GATCAGTTTAGCTCCCAGCCCGGCTATAGTACAgcagtcagtcagacagacgCACTGCCTTCTCCTACAGTAGTGAACACCGCTTTAGCACCTGGAGGCATCACAAGTTCCCTTcgacag TTCCCACACACAAGTGTACGGACAGTAACAGCTGGtcaacagaaagcttcaaaGACAGTGACTGCACGCATCACGGGACGCTCAGAACTGGCCAAGACAGGCCGTAACCCCAGCAACCTGCATGTCATGGGTGTGGTTCCACCCATGAGCTCCGTCATTGTGGAGAGACACCACCCTGTCACTCAG GTTACCCTCGGTCAGGCAACAGCGGCCAAGTTTCCTCGCTCTACTCTACAGAGTCACACTGTGTCCAGCACTAAAAGCTCCAGCCAGCCCAGGGGACAACCATCCTCCGCATTTCACATCCACTCCATTAAAGTAGtggactaa
- the poc5 gene encoding centrosomal protein POC5 isoform X3, with the protein MSSAFSLKAAQNSSAIDPAILAAADDIRGNGRRLSPVCENLSATCAPQLEGPRPQSHISEGEEVASGSDRGSERVCADSNRSGKSSPDHVINVMTEMFVSEENLNKMEDILDTWSNNLKSNVMTELRKWKMAFVEQHRLEMTKEREKHAAHIAGIHAEMDSLKDLLNTYQISNQRKDEVIMNLTRAVDRQRERLELMRSFTQWRLQHCAAKEEAQASRLAEQHHQLQLKKKVWAAWHSLIQKGWRERAERACRTRAEEVCLQLSADYEAKLAEHVEALQKAQAEIQRLQRERERYEDSMKKAFMRGVCALNIEALSMFHTADPGRQERDAPPSGDEPSSSSMASRPIFTASSARLSPISMETPVQPVHSRTNTDDTEADQFSSQPGYSTAVSQTDALPSPTVVNTALAPGGITSSLRQFPHTSVRTVTAGQQKASKTVTARITGRSELAKTGRNPSNLHVMGVVPPMSSVIVERHHPVTQVTLGQATAAKFPRSTLQSHTVSSTKSSSQPRGQPSSAFHIHSIKVVD; encoded by the exons ATGAGCAGTGCATTTTCTTTAAAAGCTGCCCAGAATTCCAGTGCAATAGATCCTGCAATTCTTGCGGCAGCTGATG ACATCAGAGGAAATGGGAGACGATTGTCACCTGTATGTGAGAATCTTTCAGCCACCTGTGCTCCACAGTTAGAAGGACCCCGACCACAGAGTCACATTTCCGAAG GTGAGGAGGTGGCATCCGGGTCTGACAGAGGATCAGAACGCGTCTGTGCTGACTCGAACAGATCTGGGAAGAGCAGTCCGGATCATGTGATCAACGTGATGACTGAGATGTTTGTGTCTGAGGAGAACCTGAACAAGATGGAGGACATTTTGGACACCTGGAGCAACAACTTGaag AGTAATGTGATGACAGAGCTAAGGAAATGGAAAATGGCCTTTGTGGAGCAGCACAGACTGGAGATGACGAAGGAGAGGGAAAAACATGCTGCTCACATAGCAGGCATTCATGCAGAGATGGACAGCCTTAAAGACCTGCTCAATACCTACCAGATCTCCAATCAGCGGAAAGATGAG GTGATCATGAATCTGACACGGGCGGTTGACAGGCAGCGGGAGCGGCTGGAGTTGATGAGGAGCTTCACCCAGTGGAGACTCCAGCACTGTGCTGCCAAAGAGGAG GCTCAGGCGAGCAGGTTGGCAGAGCAGCACCACCAGCTACAGTTAAAGAAGAAGGTGTGGGCGGCCTGGCACTCGCTTATCCAAAAGGGCTGGAGGGAGAGGGCAGAGCGGGCATGCCGCACTCGCGCTGAGGAGGTCTGTCTGCAGCTCTCTGCTGACTACGAGGCTAAACTGGCAGAG catgTGGAGGCCCTACAGAAAGCCCAAGCTGAGATCCAGAggttgcagagagagagagagcgctatgAAGACTCCATGAAGAAGgcgttcatgcgtggtgtctgCGCTCTTAACATCGAAGCGCTCAGCATGTTCCACACTGCAGATCCGGGCAGACAGGAGCGAG ATGCGCCACCATCAGGAGACGAACCCAGTTCTAGCTCAATGGCCAGTCGACCAATCTTTACTGCATCTTCAGCACGCCTAAGCCCAATCAGCATGGAGACTCCAGTGCAGCCTGTCCATTCCCGCACTAATACAGATGACACAGAAGCA GATCAGTTTAGCTCCCAGCCCGGCTATAGTACAgcagtcagtcagacagacgCACTGCCTTCTCCTACAGTAGTGAACACCGCTTTAGCACCTGGAGGCATCACAAGTTCCCTTcgacag TTCCCACACACAAGTGTACGGACAGTAACAGCTGGtcaacagaaagcttcaaaGACAGTGACTGCACGCATCACGGGACGCTCAGAACTGGCCAAGACAGGCCGTAACCCCAGCAACCTGCATGTCATGGGTGTGGTTCCACCCATGAGCTCCGTCATTGTGGAGAGACACCACCCTGTCACTCAG GTTACCCTCGGTCAGGCAACAGCGGCCAAGTTTCCTCGCTCTACTCTACAGAGTCACACTGTGTCCAGCACTAAAAGCTCCAGCCAGCCCAGGGGACAACCATCCTCCGCATTTCACATCCACTCCATTAAAGTAGtggactaa
- the ankdd1b gene encoding ankyrin repeat and death domain-containing protein 1B isoform X2, producing MLKISRISSSRKSQRQTQISTMWRCHHRTPLHYAVACKNKEAVDLLLRRRAKLDLQDKYGVTAIHLAAWFGSLEILKLLVQGGADQRVVNMEGMNIMHCAAVNDHTDIIAYIVDDLQMRELDKEDHHGNRPFAVAAEHGCVRMLQMLMEEPYKMATMEENQKGDTPLHLAAKNGHLGAVQLLLDYFEVRNEVNHAGETPLYLAADGAHEDCVLALLEADCDPNIPTTNRISPLHSVCEKGYMPVVKLLVDHGAQMNIQNQHLQTPFHLAVKNCHTTVIESLLESRCDTDITDHLGQTALHIAAELGKVDVIEIILKAGVNLAIKDRHGKTALGVAARADVVIIVDMIIKAERYFSWIKSNAETNEDLHAEFSLTFKPDHRAETKQTRNMLWNLAYRLLSKNEWKKLADHWAFTEEQIAAIEEQWTGPNSHQEHGNRMLLIWLHGLLVAQRCPAKEIYQGLIAIGNVKMAEKLRMEGEDNSKRKCKIS from the exons ATGTTAAAGATTTCACGGATATCCTCCTCCAGAAAGAGCCAGAGGCAGACGCAGATTTCGACAATGTGGAGATGT CACCATCGAACTCCACTTCACTATGCTGTAGCCTGCAAAAACAAAGAAGCAGTTGATCTCCTTCTTAGAAGAAGAGCAAAGCTAGACTTACAGGACAAG TATGGAGTCACTGCTATTCACCTCGCTGCATGGTTTGGCAGTTTGGAAATCCTGAAGCTACTTGTACAGGGTGGTGCTGATCAGAGGGTTGTGAACATG GAAGGGATGAACATTATGCACTGCGCTGCTGTAAACGATCACACCGACATCATAGCGTACATTGTTGACGACCTTCAGATGAGAGAACTCGACAAAGAAGACCAC CATGGAAACAGGCCATTTGCTGTGGCAGCAGAACATGGCTGTGTGCGGATGTTGCAGATGCTGATGGAGGAGCCTTACAAAATGGCCACCATGGAGGAAAATCAG AAAGGAGACACACCTTTGCATCTTGCTGCTAAGAATGGCCATCTCGGTGCTGTGCAGCTACTGCTTGATTACTTTGAGGTCCGCAATGAAGTCAATCAT GCTGGGGAAACACCACTGTATTTAGCTGCTGATGGAGCTCATGAGGACTGTGTTTTGGCTCTACTAGAAGCTGATTGTGACCCAAACATTCCCACTACG AACAGGATAAGCCCTCTCCATTCTGTATGTGAAAAGGGCTACATGCCAGTGGTGAAGCTCCTTGTTGATCATGGTGCTCAGATGAATATTCAAAACCAA CATTTACAGACACCATTTCACTTAGCAGTGAAGAACTGTCACACTACAGTGATTGAATCTCTGCTGGAATCTCGCTGTGACACCGATATCACAGATCAC CTGGGCCAGACAGCACTCCATATAGCAGCAGAATTGGGCAAGGTGGATGTGATTGAGATTATTCTGAAAGCTGGTGTGAATTTGGCAATTAAAGACAGG CATGGTAAAACAGCCTTGGGAGTGGCAGCCAGAGCCGATGTAGTGATCATTGTAGACATGATCATCAAAGCTGAAAGATACTTCAGTTGGATAAAG TCCAATGCAGAAACTAATGAAGACCTTCATGCTGAGTTTTCGCTAACATTTAAACCGGACCACCGCGCTGAGACGAAACAGACACGCAATATGCTGTGGAATTTGGCCTACAGGCTTCTCAGCAAGAACGAGTGGAAGAAGCTGGCAGACCATTGGGCTTTTACTGAGGAGCAGATTGCTGCCATTGAGGAGCAGTGGACGG GTCCTAACAGTCACCAAGAGCATGGAAACAGAATGCTACTCATTTGGCTCCATGGACTGTTAGTTGCTCAGAGATGCCCAGCCAAGGAGATCTACCAGGGACTAATTGCTATTGGCAATGTAAAAATGGCAG AAAAGCTAAGGATGGAGGGAGAAGACAACAGTAAACGGAAATGTAAAATTTCATGA